A single window of Sphaerodactylus townsendi isolate TG3544 linkage group LG03, MPM_Stown_v2.3, whole genome shotgun sequence DNA harbors:
- the PHF8 gene encoding histone lysine demethylase PHF8 isoform X2: MASVPVYCLCRLPYDVTRFMIECDVCQDWFHGSCVGVEEDAAADIDLYHCPNCQLLHGPSVMKRRRGIQKQLDSTASKEVGKTVKTGTSQFIKELRSRTFPSADEVILKPSGAQLTVEFLEENSFSVPILVLKKDGLGMTLPPASFGVREVEHHVGADKEIDVIDVTRQADLKMRLGDFVNYYCSSRREKVLNVISLEFSETRLSNLVETPKIVRKLSWVENLWPGESVFERPNVQKYCLMGVRDSYTDFHIDFGGTSVWYHVLRGEKIFYLVRPTAANLTLFEAWSSSSNQNEMFFGDQVDKCYRCPVRQGQTLFIPTGWIHAVLTPVDCLAFGGNFLHSLNIEMQLKAYEIEKRLSTADLFKFPNFETICWYVGKHLLDIFRGLRENRRHPAAYLVHGAKALNTAFRSWTKKEALAEHEEEIPGPMRPAQLIKDLAKEIRLVEQNIGKTGSPFGLQRGAQPGSAAKKGDQSPKEPGRKGSRRDMAVVKALELELLDKYARQTLKGMESQEEFDLPSSSLDDTDGEPDLTEEELSLVVANGRGTRKIKASKRTRSRKAPPSPSDAEALEVDSEEDLQIDETPRRERRSLVLRKRLPKFPRKLPRAKPCSDPNRVREPGEVEFDIEEDYTTEEEEEEEVSGDEQLEGSSSAGGILDLLKASRQVGGADYDELSDAPASPSTQEAIQGMLCMANLQSSPSSPGASALQAWLAAGGHERGSAGSSGAQRSGKRPIKRPAHHSTESEEEEASMDEQESLGTCFKDAEYIYPSLESDEDDPALKSLPKKKKCTDDAPWSPKARVTPSLPKQDRPVREGTRVASVETGLAAAAAKLAQQEHQKLQRRKLVVKRKPPSPKAPSPEPEPEPVEEEVELDLLPQQDPDPVVTLVPTPPTPEPKQEQFAGSLVDHEYTARPSVFGMAQVNRGSTPMAPGVFLSQRRPSTGSPGPQATQGKRPKKGLATAKQRLGRILKIHRNGKLLL; encoded by the exons ATGGCCTCTGTCCCCGTGTATTGCCTCTGCCGCCTGCCCTACGATGTCACCCGCTTCATGATCGAGTGCGACGTGTGCCAGGACTGGTTTCATGGCAG CTGTGTTGGGGTGGAAGAGGATGCAGCAGCTGACATTGACTTGTACCACTGCCCTAACTGCCAGCTACTTCACGGGCCGTCTGTCA TGAAACGGCGCCGGGGGATCCAGAAGCAGCTCGATTCAACTGCCAGCAAAGAAGTGGGCAAGACAGTGAAGACCGGTACCTCCCAGTTCATCAAAGAACTCCGCAGCAGGACATTTCCTAG TGCGGACGAGGTTATCCTGAAGCCGAGTGGAGCCCAGCTGACGGTGGAGTTCCTGGAAGAGAACAGCTTCAGTGTGCCCATACTAGTCTTGAAGAAGGATGGGCTAGGCATGACTCTCCCGCCAGCTTCCTTCGGTGTGCGGGAGGTGGAACATCACGTGG gGGCCGACAAGGAGATTGATGTCATCGATGTGACCCGCCAGGCAGACCTCAAGATGCGCCTGGGGGATTTTGTGAACTACTACTGCAGCAGCCGCCGGGAGAAGGTCCTTAACGTCATCAGTCTGGAGTTCTCAGAGACCAG GCTCTCTAACTTGGTGGAGACCCCCAAAATTGTACGCAAGCTCTCTTGGGTGGAGAACCTGTGGCCAGGAGAATCGGTCTTCGAGCGGCCCAATGTCCAGAAGTACTGCCTGATGGGGGTCCGGGACAGCTATACGGACTTCCACATTGACTTTGGGGGCACCTCCGTCTGGTACCATGTGCTGCGG GGAGAAAAGATCTTCTACCTGGTGCGCCCCACGGCTGCCAACTTGACGCTCTTTGAGGCATGGAGCAGTTCGTCCAACCAGAATGAAATGTTCTTTGGGGACCAGGTGGACAAGTGCTATCGCTGCCCTGTCCGCCAAGGCCAGACGCTCTTCATACCCACAG GTTGGATCCATGCTGTTCTGACCCCTGTGGACTGCCTCGCCTTCGGGGGCAACTTCCTCCACAGTCTCAACATTGAGATGCAGCTCAA ggcCTATGAGATTGAAAAACGCCTCAGTACAGCCGACCTCTTCAAGTTCCCCAACTTTGAAACCATTTGCTGGTATGTTGGCAAGCACCTTCTGGACATCTTCCGAG GTCTTCGGGAGAACCGCAGGCACCCCGCTGCGTACTTGGTTCATGGGGCCAAAGCCCTGAACACAGCCTTCCGCTCCTGGACCAAGAAAGAG GCCCTGGCTGAGCACGAGGAAGAAATCCCTGGCCCCATGCGCCCGGCACAGCTCATCAAAGACCTGGCCAAGGAAATCAGACTTGTGGAA CAGAACATTGGGAAGACGGGCAGCCCGTTCGGCTTGCAAAGGGGCGCACAGCCTGGCAGTGCTGCCAAGAAAGGAGACCAGAGTCCTAAGGAGCCAGGCCGGAAAGGCAGCCGCCGAGACATGGCTGTGGTCAAAGCCTTGGAGCTGGAGCTGCTGGACAAATATGCACGGCAGACCTTGAAGGGCATGGAGAGCCAAGAGGAG TTTGATTTGCCAAGTTCCAGTCTGGATGACACAGACGGAGAACCCGACCTGACAGAGGAGGAGTTGTCCTTGGTCGTGGCCAATGGCCGGGGCACCAG GAAAATCAAGGCTTCCAAGCGTACCCGGAGTCGCAAAGCCCCGCCTAGCCCGTCTGACGCTGAAGCCCTTGAAGTCGACTCTGAAGAAGACCTGCAGATTGATGAGACGCCGCGCCGGGAAAGACGAAGCCTGGTGCTACGCAAGAGACTCCCCA AATTTCCCCGGAAGCTGCCGCGAGCCAAACCCTGTTCCGACCCGAACCGAGTGCGAGAGCCGGGGGAAGTGGAGTTTGACATTGAG GAGGACTATaccacagaagaggaggaggaagaggaggtgtcTGGCGATGAGCAGCTAGAGGGCAGCAGCAGCGCCGGCGGGATCCTGGACCTGCTGAAAGCCAGTCGGCAGGTGGGCGGTGCAGACTACGACGAGCTCAG TGATGCCCCTGCCTCCCCCAGCACCCAGGAAGCCATCCAGGGGATGCTGTGCATGGCCAACCTCCAATCTTCGCCGTCCTCCCCGGGCGCCTCCGCGTTGCAGGCCTGGCTGGCGGCCGGTGGGCACGAGCGTGGCTCTGCAGGATCCTCCGGGGCTCAGCGCTCAGGGAAGAGGCCCATCAAGCGCCCGGCCCACCACAGCACCGAGAGCGAGGAAGAGGAGGCCAGCATGGATGAACAGGAGAGCCTCGGGACCTGCTTCAAGGACGCCGAATACA TTTATCCTTCCTTGGAATCTGATGAAGATGACCCAGCATTGAAGTCActaccaaagaagaagaaatgcacaGACGATGCCCCATGGAGCCCGAAGG CCCGGGTCACCCCAAGCTTGCCCAAGCAGGACCGCCCTGTACGTGAGGGCACTCGAGTGGCTTCCGTCGAGACGGgactggcagctgcagcagccaagTTGGCTCAGCAG GAGCACCAGAAGCTGCAGCGAAGGAAACTTGTTGTGAAAAGGAAACCGCCATCTCCAAAGGCACCCAGCCCAGAACCGGAGCCGGAACCAGTGGAGGAAGAAGTGGAACTTGACCTGCTGCCGCAGCAGGACCCAGACCCTGTGGTGACGCTGGTGCCCACCCCTCCAACACCCGAGCCCAAACAAGAGCAGTTCGCAGGCAGCCTCGTGGATCACGAATACACCGCCCGGCCCAGCGTCTTTGGCATGGCCCAGGTGAACCGTGGCTCCACACCCATGGCGCCAGGTGTCTTCCTGTCCCAGCGGCGCCCTTCAACTGGCTCGCCAGGTCCCCAAGCCACACAGG GGAAGCGCCCCAAGAAGGGCTTAGCAACAGCCAAGCAGCGGCTCGGCCGCATCCTGAAGATCCATCGCAACGGCAAGCTGCTACTCTAA
- the PHF8 gene encoding histone lysine demethylase PHF8 isoform X3, translating to MASVPVYCLCRLPYDVTRFMIECDVCQDWFHGSCVGVEEDAAADIDLYHCPNCQLLHGPSVMKRRRGIQKQLDSTASKEVGKTVKTGTSQFIKELRSRTFPSADEVILKPSGAQLTVEFLEENSFSVPILVLKKDGLGMTLPPASFGVREVEHHVGADKEIDVIDVTRQADLKMRLGDFVNYYCSSRREKVLNVISLEFSETRLSNLVETPKIVRKLSWVENLWPGESVFERPNVQKYCLMGVRDSYTDFHIDFGGTSVWYHVLRGEKIFYLVRPTAANLTLFEAWSSSSNQNEMFFGDQVDKCYRCPVRQGQTLFIPTGWIHAVLTPVDCLAFGGNFLHSLNIEMQLKAYEIEKRLSTADLFKFPNFETICWYVGKHLLDIFRGLRENRRHPAAYLVHGAKALNTAFRSWTKKEALAEHEEEIPGPMRPAQLIKDLAKEIRLVEDIFQQNIGKTGSPFGLQRGAQPGSAAKKGDQSPKEPGRKGSRRDMAVVKALELELLDKYARQTLKGMESQEEFDLPSSSLDDTDGEPDLTEEELSLVVANGRGTRKIKASKRTRSRKAPPSPSDAEALEVDSEEDLQIDETPRRERRSLVLRKRLPKFPRKLPRAKPCSDPNRVREPGEVEFDIEEDYTTEEEEEEEVSGDEQLEGSSSAGGILDLLKASRQVGGADYDELSTQEAIQGMLCMANLQSSPSSPGASALQAWLAAGGHERGSAGSSGAQRSGKRPIKRPAHHSTESEEEEASMDEQESLGTCFKDAEYIYPSLESDEDDPALKSLPKKKKCTDDAPWSPKARVTPSLPKQDRPVREGTRVASVETGLAAAAAKLAQQEHQKLQRRKLVVKRKPPSPKAPSPEPEPEPVEEEVELDLLPQQDPDPVVTLVPTPPTPEPKQEQFAGSLVDHEYTARPSVFGMAQVNRGSTPMAPGVFLSQRRPSTGSPGPQATQGKRPKKGLATAKQRLGRILKIHRNGKLLL from the exons ATGGCCTCTGTCCCCGTGTATTGCCTCTGCCGCCTGCCCTACGATGTCACCCGCTTCATGATCGAGTGCGACGTGTGCCAGGACTGGTTTCATGGCAG CTGTGTTGGGGTGGAAGAGGATGCAGCAGCTGACATTGACTTGTACCACTGCCCTAACTGCCAGCTACTTCACGGGCCGTCTGTCA TGAAACGGCGCCGGGGGATCCAGAAGCAGCTCGATTCAACTGCCAGCAAAGAAGTGGGCAAGACAGTGAAGACCGGTACCTCCCAGTTCATCAAAGAACTCCGCAGCAGGACATTTCCTAG TGCGGACGAGGTTATCCTGAAGCCGAGTGGAGCCCAGCTGACGGTGGAGTTCCTGGAAGAGAACAGCTTCAGTGTGCCCATACTAGTCTTGAAGAAGGATGGGCTAGGCATGACTCTCCCGCCAGCTTCCTTCGGTGTGCGGGAGGTGGAACATCACGTGG gGGCCGACAAGGAGATTGATGTCATCGATGTGACCCGCCAGGCAGACCTCAAGATGCGCCTGGGGGATTTTGTGAACTACTACTGCAGCAGCCGCCGGGAGAAGGTCCTTAACGTCATCAGTCTGGAGTTCTCAGAGACCAG GCTCTCTAACTTGGTGGAGACCCCCAAAATTGTACGCAAGCTCTCTTGGGTGGAGAACCTGTGGCCAGGAGAATCGGTCTTCGAGCGGCCCAATGTCCAGAAGTACTGCCTGATGGGGGTCCGGGACAGCTATACGGACTTCCACATTGACTTTGGGGGCACCTCCGTCTGGTACCATGTGCTGCGG GGAGAAAAGATCTTCTACCTGGTGCGCCCCACGGCTGCCAACTTGACGCTCTTTGAGGCATGGAGCAGTTCGTCCAACCAGAATGAAATGTTCTTTGGGGACCAGGTGGACAAGTGCTATCGCTGCCCTGTCCGCCAAGGCCAGACGCTCTTCATACCCACAG GTTGGATCCATGCTGTTCTGACCCCTGTGGACTGCCTCGCCTTCGGGGGCAACTTCCTCCACAGTCTCAACATTGAGATGCAGCTCAA ggcCTATGAGATTGAAAAACGCCTCAGTACAGCCGACCTCTTCAAGTTCCCCAACTTTGAAACCATTTGCTGGTATGTTGGCAAGCACCTTCTGGACATCTTCCGAG GTCTTCGGGAGAACCGCAGGCACCCCGCTGCGTACTTGGTTCATGGGGCCAAAGCCCTGAACACAGCCTTCCGCTCCTGGACCAAGAAAGAG GCCCTGGCTGAGCACGAGGAAGAAATCCCTGGCCCCATGCGCCCGGCACAGCTCATCAAAGACCTGGCCAAGGAAATCAGACTTGTGGAA GATATATTCCAGCAGAACATTGGGAAGACGGGCAGCCCGTTCGGCTTGCAAAGGGGCGCACAGCCTGGCAGTGCTGCCAAGAAAGGAGACCAGAGTCCTAAGGAGCCAGGCCGGAAAGGCAGCCGCCGAGACATGGCTGTGGTCAAAGCCTTGGAGCTGGAGCTGCTGGACAAATATGCACGGCAGACCTTGAAGGGCATGGAGAGCCAAGAGGAG TTTGATTTGCCAAGTTCCAGTCTGGATGACACAGACGGAGAACCCGACCTGACAGAGGAGGAGTTGTCCTTGGTCGTGGCCAATGGCCGGGGCACCAG GAAAATCAAGGCTTCCAAGCGTACCCGGAGTCGCAAAGCCCCGCCTAGCCCGTCTGACGCTGAAGCCCTTGAAGTCGACTCTGAAGAAGACCTGCAGATTGATGAGACGCCGCGCCGGGAAAGACGAAGCCTGGTGCTACGCAAGAGACTCCCCA AATTTCCCCGGAAGCTGCCGCGAGCCAAACCCTGTTCCGACCCGAACCGAGTGCGAGAGCCGGGGGAAGTGGAGTTTGACATTGAG GAGGACTATaccacagaagaggaggaggaagaggaggtgtcTGGCGATGAGCAGCTAGAGGGCAGCAGCAGCGCCGGCGGGATCCTGGACCTGCTGAAAGCCAGTCGGCAGGTGGGCGGTGCAGACTACGACGAGCTCAG CACCCAGGAAGCCATCCAGGGGATGCTGTGCATGGCCAACCTCCAATCTTCGCCGTCCTCCCCGGGCGCCTCCGCGTTGCAGGCCTGGCTGGCGGCCGGTGGGCACGAGCGTGGCTCTGCAGGATCCTCCGGGGCTCAGCGCTCAGGGAAGAGGCCCATCAAGCGCCCGGCCCACCACAGCACCGAGAGCGAGGAAGAGGAGGCCAGCATGGATGAACAGGAGAGCCTCGGGACCTGCTTCAAGGACGCCGAATACA TTTATCCTTCCTTGGAATCTGATGAAGATGACCCAGCATTGAAGTCActaccaaagaagaagaaatgcacaGACGATGCCCCATGGAGCCCGAAGG CCCGGGTCACCCCAAGCTTGCCCAAGCAGGACCGCCCTGTACGTGAGGGCACTCGAGTGGCTTCCGTCGAGACGGgactggcagctgcagcagccaagTTGGCTCAGCAG GAGCACCAGAAGCTGCAGCGAAGGAAACTTGTTGTGAAAAGGAAACCGCCATCTCCAAAGGCACCCAGCCCAGAACCGGAGCCGGAACCAGTGGAGGAAGAAGTGGAACTTGACCTGCTGCCGCAGCAGGACCCAGACCCTGTGGTGACGCTGGTGCCCACCCCTCCAACACCCGAGCCCAAACAAGAGCAGTTCGCAGGCAGCCTCGTGGATCACGAATACACCGCCCGGCCCAGCGTCTTTGGCATGGCCCAGGTGAACCGTGGCTCCACACCCATGGCGCCAGGTGTCTTCCTGTCCCAGCGGCGCCCTTCAACTGGCTCGCCAGGTCCCCAAGCCACACAGG GGAAGCGCCCCAAGAAGGGCTTAGCAACAGCCAAGCAGCGGCTCGGCCGCATCCTGAAGATCCATCGCAACGGCAAGCTGCTACTCTAA
- the PHF8 gene encoding histone lysine demethylase PHF8 isoform X1, which yields MASVPVYCLCRLPYDVTRFMIECDVCQDWFHGSCVGVEEDAAADIDLYHCPNCQLLHGPSVMKRRRGIQKQLDSTASKEVGKTVKTGTSQFIKELRSRTFPSADEVILKPSGAQLTVEFLEENSFSVPILVLKKDGLGMTLPPASFGVREVEHHVGADKEIDVIDVTRQADLKMRLGDFVNYYCSSRREKVLNVISLEFSETRLSNLVETPKIVRKLSWVENLWPGESVFERPNVQKYCLMGVRDSYTDFHIDFGGTSVWYHVLRGEKIFYLVRPTAANLTLFEAWSSSSNQNEMFFGDQVDKCYRCPVRQGQTLFIPTGWIHAVLTPVDCLAFGGNFLHSLNIEMQLKAYEIEKRLSTADLFKFPNFETICWYVGKHLLDIFRGLRENRRHPAAYLVHGAKALNTAFRSWTKKEALAEHEEEIPGPMRPAQLIKDLAKEIRLVEDIFQQNIGKTGSPFGLQRGAQPGSAAKKGDQSPKEPGRKGSRRDMAVVKALELELLDKYARQTLKGMESQEEFDLPSSSLDDTDGEPDLTEEELSLVVANGRGTRKIKASKRTRSRKAPPSPSDAEALEVDSEEDLQIDETPRRERRSLVLRKRLPKFPRKLPRAKPCSDPNRVREPGEVEFDIEEDYTTEEEEEEEVSGDEQLEGSSSAGGILDLLKASRQVGGADYDELSDAPASPSTQEAIQGMLCMANLQSSPSSPGASALQAWLAAGGHERGSAGSSGAQRSGKRPIKRPAHHSTESEEEEASMDEQESLGTCFKDAEYIYPSLESDEDDPALKSLPKKKKCTDDAPWSPKARVTPSLPKQDRPVREGTRVASVETGLAAAAAKLAQQEHQKLQRRKLVVKRKPPSPKAPSPEPEPEPVEEEVELDLLPQQDPDPVVTLVPTPPTPEPKQEQFAGSLVDHEYTARPSVFGMAQVNRGSTPMAPGVFLSQRRPSTGSPGPQATQGKRPKKGLATAKQRLGRILKIHRNGKLLL from the exons ATGGCCTCTGTCCCCGTGTATTGCCTCTGCCGCCTGCCCTACGATGTCACCCGCTTCATGATCGAGTGCGACGTGTGCCAGGACTGGTTTCATGGCAG CTGTGTTGGGGTGGAAGAGGATGCAGCAGCTGACATTGACTTGTACCACTGCCCTAACTGCCAGCTACTTCACGGGCCGTCTGTCA TGAAACGGCGCCGGGGGATCCAGAAGCAGCTCGATTCAACTGCCAGCAAAGAAGTGGGCAAGACAGTGAAGACCGGTACCTCCCAGTTCATCAAAGAACTCCGCAGCAGGACATTTCCTAG TGCGGACGAGGTTATCCTGAAGCCGAGTGGAGCCCAGCTGACGGTGGAGTTCCTGGAAGAGAACAGCTTCAGTGTGCCCATACTAGTCTTGAAGAAGGATGGGCTAGGCATGACTCTCCCGCCAGCTTCCTTCGGTGTGCGGGAGGTGGAACATCACGTGG gGGCCGACAAGGAGATTGATGTCATCGATGTGACCCGCCAGGCAGACCTCAAGATGCGCCTGGGGGATTTTGTGAACTACTACTGCAGCAGCCGCCGGGAGAAGGTCCTTAACGTCATCAGTCTGGAGTTCTCAGAGACCAG GCTCTCTAACTTGGTGGAGACCCCCAAAATTGTACGCAAGCTCTCTTGGGTGGAGAACCTGTGGCCAGGAGAATCGGTCTTCGAGCGGCCCAATGTCCAGAAGTACTGCCTGATGGGGGTCCGGGACAGCTATACGGACTTCCACATTGACTTTGGGGGCACCTCCGTCTGGTACCATGTGCTGCGG GGAGAAAAGATCTTCTACCTGGTGCGCCCCACGGCTGCCAACTTGACGCTCTTTGAGGCATGGAGCAGTTCGTCCAACCAGAATGAAATGTTCTTTGGGGACCAGGTGGACAAGTGCTATCGCTGCCCTGTCCGCCAAGGCCAGACGCTCTTCATACCCACAG GTTGGATCCATGCTGTTCTGACCCCTGTGGACTGCCTCGCCTTCGGGGGCAACTTCCTCCACAGTCTCAACATTGAGATGCAGCTCAA ggcCTATGAGATTGAAAAACGCCTCAGTACAGCCGACCTCTTCAAGTTCCCCAACTTTGAAACCATTTGCTGGTATGTTGGCAAGCACCTTCTGGACATCTTCCGAG GTCTTCGGGAGAACCGCAGGCACCCCGCTGCGTACTTGGTTCATGGGGCCAAAGCCCTGAACACAGCCTTCCGCTCCTGGACCAAGAAAGAG GCCCTGGCTGAGCACGAGGAAGAAATCCCTGGCCCCATGCGCCCGGCACAGCTCATCAAAGACCTGGCCAAGGAAATCAGACTTGTGGAA GATATATTCCAGCAGAACATTGGGAAGACGGGCAGCCCGTTCGGCTTGCAAAGGGGCGCACAGCCTGGCAGTGCTGCCAAGAAAGGAGACCAGAGTCCTAAGGAGCCAGGCCGGAAAGGCAGCCGCCGAGACATGGCTGTGGTCAAAGCCTTGGAGCTGGAGCTGCTGGACAAATATGCACGGCAGACCTTGAAGGGCATGGAGAGCCAAGAGGAG TTTGATTTGCCAAGTTCCAGTCTGGATGACACAGACGGAGAACCCGACCTGACAGAGGAGGAGTTGTCCTTGGTCGTGGCCAATGGCCGGGGCACCAG GAAAATCAAGGCTTCCAAGCGTACCCGGAGTCGCAAAGCCCCGCCTAGCCCGTCTGACGCTGAAGCCCTTGAAGTCGACTCTGAAGAAGACCTGCAGATTGATGAGACGCCGCGCCGGGAAAGACGAAGCCTGGTGCTACGCAAGAGACTCCCCA AATTTCCCCGGAAGCTGCCGCGAGCCAAACCCTGTTCCGACCCGAACCGAGTGCGAGAGCCGGGGGAAGTGGAGTTTGACATTGAG GAGGACTATaccacagaagaggaggaggaagaggaggtgtcTGGCGATGAGCAGCTAGAGGGCAGCAGCAGCGCCGGCGGGATCCTGGACCTGCTGAAAGCCAGTCGGCAGGTGGGCGGTGCAGACTACGACGAGCTCAG TGATGCCCCTGCCTCCCCCAGCACCCAGGAAGCCATCCAGGGGATGCTGTGCATGGCCAACCTCCAATCTTCGCCGTCCTCCCCGGGCGCCTCCGCGTTGCAGGCCTGGCTGGCGGCCGGTGGGCACGAGCGTGGCTCTGCAGGATCCTCCGGGGCTCAGCGCTCAGGGAAGAGGCCCATCAAGCGCCCGGCCCACCACAGCACCGAGAGCGAGGAAGAGGAGGCCAGCATGGATGAACAGGAGAGCCTCGGGACCTGCTTCAAGGACGCCGAATACA TTTATCCTTCCTTGGAATCTGATGAAGATGACCCAGCATTGAAGTCActaccaaagaagaagaaatgcacaGACGATGCCCCATGGAGCCCGAAGG CCCGGGTCACCCCAAGCTTGCCCAAGCAGGACCGCCCTGTACGTGAGGGCACTCGAGTGGCTTCCGTCGAGACGGgactggcagctgcagcagccaagTTGGCTCAGCAG GAGCACCAGAAGCTGCAGCGAAGGAAACTTGTTGTGAAAAGGAAACCGCCATCTCCAAAGGCACCCAGCCCAGAACCGGAGCCGGAACCAGTGGAGGAAGAAGTGGAACTTGACCTGCTGCCGCAGCAGGACCCAGACCCTGTGGTGACGCTGGTGCCCACCCCTCCAACACCCGAGCCCAAACAAGAGCAGTTCGCAGGCAGCCTCGTGGATCACGAATACACCGCCCGGCCCAGCGTCTTTGGCATGGCCCAGGTGAACCGTGGCTCCACACCCATGGCGCCAGGTGTCTTCCTGTCCCAGCGGCGCCCTTCAACTGGCTCGCCAGGTCCCCAAGCCACACAGG GGAAGCGCCCCAAGAAGGGCTTAGCAACAGCCAAGCAGCGGCTCGGCCGCATCCTGAAGATCCATCGCAACGGCAAGCTGCTACTCTAA